Proteins from one Longimicrobium sp. genomic window:
- a CDS encoding cytochrome c → MTTAKLLALASLAASLGMGACTDWAGYDIDVAGGKIPQLANMRRSVIPDPYAMPRLPAPGAVASNSPMGDVPAHFGSDKLDSAAATFRNPYSGGATEAVLRVGQTKFQNNCYVCHGPEGAGNGPIVQLAKGADGKTYSRFPGAPAINGAITAGRSDGYIYAVITAGRGLMPPYGPRLTETDRWAVVEYVRTLQQRAGAAPQRGGPAPAGPAAVTGAPNPGTAGPAGPTPATAPATPAPGTTPAAATQAPAPSPAPAPARP, encoded by the coding sequence TTGACCACCGCTAAGCTGCTGGCCCTCGCGTCCCTGGCCGCCTCGCTGGGAATGGGGGCGTGCACCGACTGGGCCGGCTACGACATCGACGTGGCGGGCGGTAAGATCCCGCAGCTGGCCAACATGCGCCGCAGCGTGATCCCCGATCCGTACGCCATGCCCCGGCTTCCCGCGCCCGGCGCGGTGGCCTCGAACAGCCCCATGGGCGACGTTCCCGCGCACTTCGGCAGCGACAAGCTGGACAGCGCGGCGGCCACCTTCCGCAACCCGTACTCGGGCGGCGCCACCGAGGCCGTGCTGCGGGTGGGGCAGACGAAGTTCCAGAACAACTGCTACGTCTGCCACGGCCCCGAGGGCGCGGGGAACGGACCCATCGTGCAGCTGGCGAAGGGGGCGGACGGGAAGACGTACTCGCGCTTCCCCGGTGCCCCGGCCATCAACGGCGCCATCACCGCGGGCAGGAGCGACGGCTACATCTACGCCGTGATCACCGCCGGGCGCGGGCTGATGCCCCCGTACGGACCGCGCCTGACCGAGACCGACCGCTGGGCGGTGGTGGAGTACGTGCGCACGCTGCAGCAGCGCGCGGGCGCGGCGCCGCAGCGCGGCGGCCCGGCCCCGGCCGGCCCGGCGGCGGTGACGGGCGCGCCGAACCCGGGCACCGCCGGCCCCGCGGGCCCCACGCCCGCCACGGCCCCGGCCACCCCAGCGCCGGGCACCACGCCCGCGGCGGCCACGCAGGCACCCGCTCCCTCGCCGGCGCCCGCGCCGGCGCGGCCCTGA